A section of the Bacillus pumilus genome encodes:
- the glpT gene encoding glycerol-3-phosphate transporter, whose amino-acid sequence MFKWFKPAPHIDRLDDAKTDETYKKLRLQVFLGIFIGYAGYYLLRKNFAFAIPYLQEEGFTKSELGFVLAAVSIAYGFSKFIMGMISDRCNPRYFLATGLFLSALINILFVSFPWVTSSVWIMFLFMFLNGWFQGMGWPPCGRTMAHWFSVSERGTKMSIWNVAHNIGGGILAPLITLGIVLFATWKSIFFFPAIIAIIVSFVIILLVRDTPQSTGLPPIEEYRNDYPAQQYEDQEKELTVKEILFKYVLNNKFLWYIAIANVFVYFVRYGVVDWAPTYLTEAKGFSPEHSRWSYFLYEYAGIPGTLLCGWISDRFFRSRRAPAGVLFMAGVLIAVLVYWLNPAGNPMVDNIALISIGFLIYGPVMLIGLQAIDLAPKKAAGTAAGLTGFFGYIGGSAFANAMMGVVVDHYDWTGGFILLVGSCVLAIVFLAMTWNTGKRVEQA is encoded by the coding sequence ATGTTCAAATGGTTTAAACCCGCTCCGCATATCGACAGGCTCGATGATGCCAAAACAGATGAGACCTATAAGAAACTGCGGCTGCAAGTCTTTTTAGGCATCTTTATCGGGTATGCTGGCTATTATTTGCTGCGGAAAAATTTCGCTTTTGCTATTCCATATCTACAAGAAGAAGGGTTCACGAAAAGTGAATTAGGCTTTGTACTCGCGGCTGTCTCCATCGCTTATGGCTTTAGTAAATTCATCATGGGGATGATCTCAGACCGCTGTAATCCAAGATATTTTTTAGCCACCGGACTCTTTTTATCAGCCCTTATCAATATCCTATTTGTCTCATTTCCATGGGTGACGTCAAGTGTATGGATCATGTTCTTATTCATGTTTTTAAACGGCTGGTTCCAAGGCATGGGGTGGCCGCCATGTGGACGGACGATGGCGCATTGGTTTTCGGTTAGTGAACGTGGAACGAAAATGTCCATTTGGAACGTCGCTCACAATATCGGCGGGGGAATTCTTGCACCACTCATCACCTTAGGAATCGTACTGTTTGCAACATGGAAAAGTATCTTCTTCTTCCCTGCCATCATTGCCATTATCGTCTCCTTCGTGATCATTCTTCTCGTCCGAGATACACCGCAATCTACTGGTCTTCCGCCAATCGAGGAATATCGCAATGACTATCCGGCACAGCAGTATGAAGATCAAGAAAAAGAATTAACAGTGAAAGAGATCTTATTTAAGTATGTGCTCAACAATAAATTCCTTTGGTATATCGCCATTGCCAACGTCTTTGTGTACTTCGTCCGTTACGGTGTCGTAGACTGGGCGCCGACCTACTTAACAGAAGCTAAAGGCTTTTCACCAGAGCATTCCCGCTGGTCATATTTTCTTTATGAATATGCAGGCATTCCTGGCACATTATTGTGCGGGTGGATTAGTGACCGATTCTTTAGAAGCCGCCGCGCACCAGCAGGCGTCCTCTTTATGGCTGGGGTGTTAATTGCGGTGCTTGTTTACTGGTTAAACCCTGCTGGCAATCCAATGGTCGATAACATCGCCCTTATCAGCATCGGCTTTTTAATTTACGGACCTGTCATGCTCATTGGACTTCAAGCCATTGACCTCGCTCCTAAAAAAGCGGCTGGCACTGCGGCCGGACTCACTGGCTTTTTCGGCTATATTGGCGGCTCTGCCTTCGCCAATGCGATGATGGGCGTTGTCGTAGATCATTACGACTGGACAGGAGGATTTATTTTACTGGTTGGTTCTTGTGTGCTTGCGATTGTTTTCCTCGCGATGACATGGAATACAGGAAAACGCGTAGAGCAAGCTTAA
- a CDS encoding SurA N-terminal domain-containing protein translates to MKKVSYTLIACLLSVGLAACSSNDAQQDKQNDSAKNKETTQADQKEQQKQMEEMQKKLDAQKIDDQKVVATVNQDKITGNEYNSALSTIQGQLQQSGQDPTSKEGAKAVKKQTIDALVGQELILQDAEKKGIKASDKEVDKQLKEEKKQFKDNAQFEEALKKSGLTMDQLKSDIADSIKYSQYVDKEIKSASVSEKDVKTYYDQYADEMKKQKQKAPEYKEVKSQIKKQLESQEKQKEVQKEIEKLKKSAKINVSL, encoded by the coding sequence ATGAAAAAGGTATCATACACACTCATCGCTTGTTTGTTATCTGTTGGACTTGCAGCCTGCTCGTCAAACGATGCCCAACAAGATAAGCAAAACGATTCAGCCAAAAACAAGGAAACTACACAGGCTGACCAAAAAGAACAGCAAAAGCAAATGGAAGAGATGCAAAAGAAATTAGACGCACAAAAAATCGATGATCAAAAGGTCGTTGCGACCGTCAACCAAGACAAAATCACAGGTAATGAATATAATAGCGCTTTATCAACCATTCAAGGACAGCTTCAGCAATCTGGGCAAGACCCAACATCTAAAGAAGGCGCAAAAGCAGTTAAGAAACAAACCATTGATGCGCTCGTAGGTCAAGAGCTCATCCTGCAAGATGCTGAGAAGAAGGGCATCAAAGCCTCTGACAAAGAGGTAGATAAACAGTTAAAAGAAGAAAAGAAACAATTTAAAGACAACGCTCAATTTGAAGAAGCCCTTAAGAAAAGCGGACTCACCATGGATCAGCTGAAAAGTGACATTGCCGACAGCATCAAATACAGCCAGTATGTCGACAAAGAAATCAAATCAGCATCCGTCTCTGAAAAGGATGTCAAAACGTACTATGATCAATACGCTGATGAAATGAAAAAACAAAAGCAAAAAGCACCAGAGTACAAAGAGGTTAAATCACAAATTAAAAAACAGCTAGAATCTCAAGAAAAGCAGAAAGAAGTTCAAAAAGAAATTGAAAAACTAAAAAAATCTGCGAAAATTAATGTGTCTCTATAA
- a CDS encoding thioredoxin domain-containing protein — protein sequence MSSFDTLHGGFGTAPKFPAPHMLSFLMRYYEWTGQENALYAVTKTLDGIANGGIYDHVGSGFSRYSTDEKWLVPHFEKMLYDNALLMEAYTEAYQLTQQPTYEKLVHRLIHFIKRDMMNPDGSFYSAIDADSEGKEGQFYVWSKDEIMTHLGEDLGALFCAVYHITDEGNFEGENIPHTISTSFDDIKASFSIDDQTLQSKLQEARYILQSVRQQRPAPLVDDKVLTSWNALMISALAKTGRVFDAEEAIRMAKQAISFLETHLVQHDRLMVRYREGDVKHLGFIEDYAHMLKAYMSLYEATFELAWLEKATAIAENMFELFWDKEKGGFFFSGSDAEALIVREKEVYDGAMPSGNSTALKHLLILSRLTGRQDWLDTLEQMFQAFYVDVSSYPSGHTAFLQGLLAQYATKREIIILGKNGDPQKEQLLQALQKRFMPFDIILTAETGQELAKLAPFTKDYKTIDGKTTVYICENYSCRQPITDIDEAMAQLSLS from the coding sequence ATGAGCAGTTTTGATACGCTGCACGGCGGGTTCGGCACTGCGCCAAAATTCCCGGCACCTCATATGCTTTCATTCTTGATGCGCTATTACGAATGGACTGGGCAGGAAAATGCGCTATATGCAGTCACGAAAACGTTAGATGGAATCGCAAATGGCGGTATATACGACCATGTCGGTTCAGGTTTTTCTCGTTATTCAACAGACGAAAAATGGCTTGTGCCGCATTTTGAAAAGATGCTGTATGATAACGCCTTGCTCATGGAGGCTTACACAGAAGCGTATCAGCTCACTCAACAACCTACATATGAAAAGCTTGTCCACCGCCTAATTCACTTTATCAAAAGAGATATGATGAATCCGGATGGCTCTTTTTATTCAGCGATAGATGCAGATTCTGAGGGGAAAGAAGGACAATTTTATGTCTGGTCAAAAGATGAAATCATGACTCATTTAGGCGAGGACCTCGGCGCATTATTCTGCGCTGTCTACCACATCACAGATGAGGGGAACTTTGAAGGGGAGAACATCCCTCATACCATTTCCACCTCTTTTGATGACATCAAGGCCTCTTTTTCAATTGATGACCAAACGCTCCAGTCTAAGCTGCAAGAAGCCCGATACATTTTACAATCTGTCAGACAGCAGCGACCCGCGCCACTTGTCGATGACAAAGTGCTCACATCATGGAATGCGCTCATGATCTCTGCGCTCGCCAAAACAGGAAGGGTCTTTGATGCAGAGGAAGCCATCCGTATGGCAAAACAGGCGATCTCTTTTCTAGAAACACACCTCGTCCAACATGATCGTCTCATGGTCCGATATAGAGAAGGTGACGTCAAGCATCTCGGCTTTATCGAGGATTATGCGCATATGCTAAAAGCGTATATGTCTTTATACGAAGCGACCTTTGAATTAGCATGGCTGGAAAAGGCAACAGCCATTGCCGAGAACATGTTTGAACTGTTTTGGGACAAGGAAAAAGGGGGCTTTTTCTTCTCAGGATCAGATGCGGAAGCGCTCATCGTTCGAGAAAAAGAAGTGTACGACGGTGCCATGCCTTCTGGCAACAGCACCGCACTCAAGCACCTTCTCATACTAAGCAGACTGACCGGACGTCAGGATTGGCTGGACACATTAGAGCAGATGTTCCAAGCCTTTTATGTCGATGTTTCTTCCTATCCAAGCGGTCATACAGCATTTCTGCAAGGGCTTCTCGCTCAATATGCAACGAAAAGAGAAATCATCATTCTCGGAAAAAATGGCGACCCTCAAAAAGAACAGCTTTTACAGGCGCTTCAAAAACGCTTCATGCCATTTGATATCATATTGACTGCCGAAACAGGCCAGGAATTAGCAAAACTCGCGCCCTTTACAAAAGATTACAAAACAATCGATGGCAAAACCACCGTGTATATTTGTGAAAACTACAGCTGCCGCCAGCCAATCACCGATATCGACGAAGCAATGGCACAATTGAGTTTGTCATGA
- a CDS encoding metal-sensitive transcriptional regulator — translation MEYNQQMKNRLRRIEGQIKGVLAMMEQGKDCREVVTQLSASRNAIDRAMGVIVSTNLEQCVRESLEQGKDTEGLVKEAVELLVKSR, via the coding sequence ATGGAATATAATCAGCAGATGAAGAACCGTCTTCGCCGGATTGAGGGGCAGATTAAAGGAGTTCTTGCGATGATGGAGCAAGGCAAGGATTGCCGCGAGGTAGTCACGCAGCTATCTGCATCACGTAATGCCATAGATCGGGCAATGGGTGTGATTGTGAGTACAAATCTTGAGCAATGTGTTCGTGAAAGTCTTGAACAAGGCAAGGATACGGAAGGTCTTGTGAAAGAGGCAGTTGAGCTATTGGTGAAAAGCCGGTAA
- a CDS encoding DsrE/DsrF/DrsH-like family protein: MEEQKKRTTIVLFSGDYDKAMAAYIIANGAAAYDHEVTIFHTFWGLNALRKDEMVPMKKGFLEKMFGKMMPRGADRMGISKMNFAGMGPKMIKHVIKKHNAMTLPQLIEMAKEQDINLVACTMTMDLLGLQEKELLDDIQYAGVAAYLAEAEIGRVNLFI; the protein is encoded by the coding sequence ATGGAAGAACAGAAAAAACGCACGACGATTGTGTTATTTAGTGGAGATTATGATAAAGCGATGGCAGCTTACATTATTGCCAATGGTGCAGCAGCCTATGATCACGAGGTGACCATTTTCCATACATTTTGGGGGTTGAATGCCTTGCGTAAGGATGAAATGGTACCGATGAAAAAAGGATTTTTAGAAAAAATGTTCGGCAAGATGATGCCGCGCGGGGCTGATCGCATGGGGATTTCCAAGATGAATTTTGCAGGAATGGGGCCGAAAATGATCAAGCATGTAATCAAAAAGCACAATGCCATGACCTTGCCGCAGCTCATTGAGATGGCGAAGGAGCAGGATATTAACCTCGTGGCATGTACAATGACGATGGATCTTTTAGGGCTGCAGGAGAAAGAATTATTGGATGACATTCAATATGCTGGTGTAGCGGCATATTTAGCAGAGGCTGAAATCGGACGTGTGAATTTATTTATCTAG
- a CDS encoding rhodanese-like domain-containing protein: MVQTILLIIVIGLLVSRFLPVRGVKQMDAAHMKKKLKSKGQQLIDVRSPTEFQTNHIKGFQNIPLSHLKKRASQLEKNEEVYVICQSGMRSMQAAKILKKQGFTQITNIKGGMNAWH, from the coding sequence ATGGTGCAAACGATTTTACTCATCATCGTAATTGGATTACTCGTGAGCCGCTTTCTGCCGGTACGAGGTGTGAAGCAAATGGATGCAGCTCATATGAAAAAGAAGCTGAAAAGCAAAGGTCAACAGCTCATTGATGTGCGATCTCCTACTGAATTTCAAACAAATCATATCAAAGGCTTTCAAAACATCCCGTTGTCTCATTTGAAGAAACGAGCTTCTCAGCTTGAGAAAAATGAAGAGGTCTATGTCATATGTCAAAGCGGAATGAGAAGTATGCAGGCAGCGAAAATATTGAAGAAGCAGGGATTTACTCAGATTACCAACATCAAGGGTGGCATGAATGCTTGGCATTAA
- a CDS encoding sulfurtransferase TusA family protein, with amino-acid sequence MQQPTVILDAKGLACPMPIVKTKKQMNELLPGDVLEVQATDKGSTADLAAWSKSAGHEFLGTTVEGQVLHHLIRKGGEQQKEGKSMISEMSLETFQQKVKEDPSLMILDVRELDEYEAGHIPRAVHIPLGEVDQRAEELSRETDIYLICHSGRRSELAAQKLKEKGFHQLTNIVPGMNSWTGAIEK; translated from the coding sequence ATGCAGCAACCAACTGTCATTTTAGATGCAAAAGGACTGGCATGCCCAATGCCGATTGTAAAAACAAAAAAACAAATGAATGAGCTTTTACCAGGAGATGTACTGGAGGTGCAAGCTACCGATAAAGGATCAACAGCGGATCTGGCGGCATGGTCAAAAAGTGCCGGCCACGAATTTTTAGGAACAACAGTAGAAGGCCAGGTGCTCCATCATTTGATTCGTAAAGGCGGAGAACAACAGAAAGAAGGGAAGTCCATGATTTCGGAAATGTCTTTGGAGACTTTTCAACAGAAAGTAAAAGAAGATCCATCTTTGATGATTTTAGATGTGAGAGAGCTAGATGAATACGAGGCGGGACATATTCCAAGAGCTGTTCATATTCCTCTTGGTGAGGTGGATCAACGTGCTGAGGAATTGAGCCGGGAGACGGACATTTACCTGATCTGTCATTCAGGCAGAAGAAGTGAATTAGCTGCGCAAAAGTTAAAAGAAAAAGGATTTCATCAATTGACGAATATTGTGCCAGGCATGAATAGCTGGACAGGAGCGATTGAAAAATAG
- a CDS encoding MBL fold metallo-hydrolase, which yields MTVKAMTAEQLTKKIVNKEPLFLLDVRNQADVQDWKIEGEAIVHMNVPYFDLLEGVEGILHDIPHDREVLVVCAKEGSSIMVAEMLSEAGRTVHYLEGGMKAWSEHLEPVKIGDLSGGGELYQFVRMGKGCLSYMIMSNGESAIVDAARMTDVYIRFAKKHHVSITQVLDTHLHADHISGGKKLAEQTGASYWLPPKDAEEVIFEYNRLEEGERIAIGAATIDIHPLYSPGHTIGSTSFIVDDQYLLSGDILFVDSIGRPDLAGMAEDWVGDLRETLYDRYGALSKELIVLPAHFMIMDEVNEDGSVWKELGVLFEENHGLNIDDEAVFREMVTKNLPAQPNAYQDIRQTNMGKLSPDDEAQREMEIGPNRCAIR from the coding sequence ATGACGGTAAAAGCGATGACTGCAGAGCAGTTAACAAAAAAGATTGTGAACAAGGAACCGCTCTTTTTGCTAGATGTGCGAAATCAAGCGGATGTACAGGACTGGAAGATCGAAGGGGAAGCAATCGTTCATATGAATGTGCCTTATTTTGATCTCCTTGAAGGAGTAGAGGGCATTTTGCATGACATTCCTCATGATCGTGAAGTGTTGGTGGTTTGTGCCAAGGAAGGCTCCTCTATCATGGTCGCGGAGATGCTGTCAGAGGCGGGCAGAACTGTCCATTATTTAGAAGGCGGCATGAAGGCGTGGAGTGAGCATCTAGAGCCAGTGAAGATTGGTGATTTAAGCGGCGGTGGAGAGCTCTATCAATTTGTACGGATGGGCAAAGGATGCCTGTCTTATATGATCATGTCGAATGGAGAGTCCGCAATTGTAGATGCCGCTAGAATGACAGATGTCTATATCCGTTTTGCTAAAAAGCATCATGTCTCTATAACACAAGTGTTGGATACTCATCTTCATGCAGATCATATTTCTGGCGGGAAGAAACTGGCTGAACAGACGGGTGCTAGCTACTGGCTGCCGCCAAAAGATGCAGAAGAAGTGATCTTTGAATATAACCGTCTTGAAGAAGGAGAACGCATCGCGATAGGAGCGGCTACCATTGATATTCATCCCCTTTACTCACCGGGGCATACGATTGGGTCAACATCTTTTATCGTGGATGATCAATATCTTCTTTCAGGTGATATTTTGTTCGTGGATTCGATTGGAAGACCCGACCTCGCTGGAATGGCGGAGGACTGGGTAGGTGATTTGAGAGAAACCCTATATGACCGATATGGCGCACTTTCAAAAGAATTGATTGTGTTGCCAGCGCATTTCATGATCATGGATGAAGTTAATGAAGACGGAAGCGTTTGGAAGGAGCTAGGCGTTCTATTTGAAGAAAATCATGGACTGAATATTGATGATGAAGCCGTATTTAGAGAAATGGTCACGAAGAACCTACCTGCACAACCAAACGCCTATCAAGACATTCGTCAAACCAATATGGGGAAGCTGAGCCCAGACGATGAAGCGCAGCGTGAAATGGAAATTGGTCCAAACCGTTGTGCGATTCGGTAA
- a CDS encoding sulfurtransferase TusA family protein produces MTSDQMLDVTGLACPMPIIRTKKKMNDLAEGQVLEIHATDKGAKADLAAWAKSSGHELITQTEEGHVLKFWVRKGS; encoded by the coding sequence ATGACATCAGATCAAATGTTAGACGTCACAGGGCTTGCATGCCCAATGCCGATTATTCGAACAAAGAAAAAAATGAACGACTTGGCGGAAGGTCAAGTTTTAGAAATACATGCAACAGATAAAGGAGCTAAAGCTGACTTAGCAGCATGGGCGAAGTCAAGCGGACATGAATTGATCACGCAGACGGAAGAAGGACATGTGCTGAAGTTCTGGGTGAGAAAAGGGTCCTAA
- a CDS encoding sulfite exporter TauE/SafE family protein: MDFAFLITLFIIGCIGSFLSGMVGIGGSVINYPMLLYIPPLVGVMALSAHEVSGIGAIQVLFSTLGGVLAYRKSGFLHRSLILYMGSSILAGSLLGSYVSHFMPENGMNFVYGLLAIVAVVLMLIPKKGQRADAEEEVTFHKGLAAGIAFVIGSVSGVLGAGGAFILVPVMLSILKIPVRMTIASSLAITFLSAIGASAGKVLTGQVMLLPAVVLMLASLIAAPIGAKVGQKINAVYLQWALAAMITATAVKIWLDLL; encoded by the coding sequence GTGGATTTTGCGTTTTTGATTACACTTTTTATCATCGGATGTATTGGTTCCTTCTTATCAGGAATGGTGGGGATCGGGGGATCTGTGATTAACTATCCTATGCTTCTTTATATCCCGCCACTTGTCGGTGTGATGGCACTTTCGGCACACGAAGTATCAGGCATTGGCGCCATTCAAGTGCTTTTTTCGACGCTCGGTGGGGTATTGGCCTATCGTAAAAGCGGATTTTTACATCGGTCGTTGATTTTATATATGGGGAGCAGTATATTGGCGGGCAGCTTACTAGGCAGTTATGTATCTCACTTCATGCCAGAGAATGGGATGAATTTCGTCTATGGATTGCTTGCGATTGTGGCTGTGGTTCTCATGCTGATTCCAAAAAAGGGACAGCGTGCAGATGCAGAGGAAGAAGTCACTTTTCATAAAGGACTTGCGGCAGGTATTGCCTTTGTGATTGGTAGTGTTTCCGGGGTACTAGGTGCGGGCGGAGCATTTATATTGGTACCGGTGATGCTGTCTATTTTAAAAATTCCTGTCAGGATGACGATTGCGTCGTCCCTTGCGATTACGTTTCTTTCTGCGATCGGTGCATCGGCTGGAAAGGTATTGACGGGTCAAGTCATGCTTCTTCCTGCGGTTGTGCTGATGCTGGCAAGTTTAATCGCCGCTCCGATTGGTGCTAAGGTCGGTCAGAAAATCAACGCCGTCTACTTACAATGGGCACTTGCTGCGATGATTACGGCGACAGCGGTCAAAATTTGGCTGGATTTATTATAA
- the proS gene encoding proline--tRNA ligase: MSKKQFVEKITSMEDDFAQWYTDVVTKARLVDYSSVRGSMIIQPYGFKIWENIRDELDRQIKETGHENVYMPLFIPESLLQQEKDHIEGFAPEVAWVTHGGESELQERLCVRPTSEVLFAEHYKNIIHSYRDLPKLYNQWANVVRWEKTTRPFLRTLEFLWQEGHTCHETEQEAIEETERMLHIYASLCEELLAIPVIKGRKTEKEKFAGARFTYTVESLMHDGKALQTATSHFFGNGFAKAFGIEFLNREGKLEHVQQTSWGFTTRIIGAMIMVHGDDRGLVLPPNIAPTQVRIVPIASHKEGVLDHAYELKDRLTRIARADIDASDKQPGWKFNECEMQGIPLRVEVGPKDIEKGQVMLARRDTGEKQAVTLDALEQTITSTLEDIQRTMYEKAKERLHEKTSTAHTIEDIEHILSEENRLIKAMWCGDEVCENDIKERTGATSRCIPFKQETISETCVCCGKPASDMVFWAKSY; encoded by the coding sequence ATGTCAAAGAAACAATTTGTTGAAAAAATCACAAGCATGGAAGACGACTTTGCCCAGTGGTATACAGATGTTGTCACAAAGGCGCGTCTCGTCGATTATTCAAGCGTTAGAGGCAGTATGATCATTCAGCCATACGGCTTTAAAATCTGGGAGAATATTCGCGACGAACTTGACCGCCAAATTAAAGAAACAGGGCATGAGAATGTGTATATGCCGCTCTTTATCCCAGAAAGCCTGCTTCAGCAGGAAAAAGACCATATCGAAGGCTTCGCTCCTGAAGTGGCGTGGGTCACACATGGCGGTGAATCCGAATTACAGGAAAGGCTCTGCGTCAGACCAACCTCTGAAGTACTATTCGCAGAGCATTACAAAAACATCATTCATTCTTACCGTGATTTACCGAAGCTTTATAACCAATGGGCGAATGTCGTCCGCTGGGAAAAGACCACACGTCCATTCCTTAGAACACTTGAATTCCTATGGCAAGAAGGACACACATGTCATGAGACAGAGCAAGAAGCGATTGAGGAAACAGAAAGAATGCTTCACATCTACGCTTCTCTTTGCGAAGAGCTCCTTGCCATTCCTGTCATTAAAGGGAGAAAAACAGAGAAGGAAAAATTCGCTGGTGCCCGCTTCACCTATACGGTTGAAAGCTTGATGCATGATGGAAAAGCGCTGCAAACAGCCACTTCTCACTTCTTCGGAAACGGATTTGCCAAAGCATTTGGCATCGAATTCTTAAACCGCGAAGGAAAGCTAGAGCATGTCCAGCAAACCTCTTGGGGCTTTACGACAAGAATCATCGGTGCCATGATCATGGTGCACGGCGATGACAGAGGACTCGTCCTTCCGCCAAACATTGCACCAACCCAAGTACGAATTGTGCCAATCGCCTCTCACAAGGAAGGTGTGCTCGATCATGCCTACGAATTAAAAGATCGACTCACCCGCATCGCACGTGCTGATATCGATGCAAGTGATAAACAGCCTGGCTGGAAATTCAACGAATGTGAAATGCAGGGCATTCCTCTACGTGTCGAAGTAGGACCTAAAGACATCGAAAAAGGACAGGTGATGCTCGCAAGACGAGACACTGGAGAAAAGCAAGCTGTCACCTTAGATGCACTTGAACAAACCATTACATCCACGCTTGAAGATATTCAACGGACGATGTACGAAAAGGCGAAAGAACGATTACATGAAAAAACATCAACAGCTCACACCATCGAAGACATTGAGCACATTCTTTCAGAAGAAAATCGATTGATTAAAGCCATGTGGTGTGGTGACGAAGTCTGTGAGAACGACATCAAAGAAAGAACAGGGGCGACCTCACGCTGTATCCCATTTAAACAGGAAACCATTTCGGAAACATGTGTCTGCTGCGGAAAGCCTGCATCTGATATGGTCTTTTGGGCAAAATCTTATTGA
- a CDS encoding MFS transporter → MNWRVYLLAVSTFAVGLVELVVGGILPSLAEDLNVSLATAGQLITVFAIVYAISAPVLLTATAKIERKRLYLIALLVFTIGNVFTYFSSTFALVMISRVLIAMSTALVVVLSLTITAKLVEPAHRAKALGLIFIGISSSLVLGVPIGIFITESFGWRVMFLGISILSAISMVLIYFLLEKMPVEKVTPLREQIRSLGHPKIFSAHLISLFMLAGHYMLYSYFTPFLMEVLHMTPFWISICYLVFGLASIGGNGFGGWLSDKLGSGKAILLVTIAFAVVMFIIPYTAGVFVLFMIMVVLWGALSWALTPALQSYLIQTDPVTSDIQQSLNTSALQIGISIGSAVGGVLFTMTGSSVDLAKFGAVFVLIAFSCAVISLKRPPLYMDRQHRAE, encoded by the coding sequence ATGAACTGGAGAGTATATTTATTAGCCGTTTCTACATTTGCAGTAGGATTAGTTGAGCTTGTCGTCGGGGGCATTTTGCCAAGCCTTGCAGAGGATTTGAATGTATCGCTTGCGACAGCTGGGCAGCTTATCACCGTATTTGCCATTGTGTATGCCATTTCAGCACCTGTGCTGTTGACTGCCACAGCTAAAATTGAACGAAAGCGTCTTTATTTAATCGCTTTATTGGTGTTTACAATAGGGAATGTCTTCACATATTTTAGTTCGACCTTTGCCCTTGTCATGATCTCTAGGGTATTGATCGCGATGAGTACAGCGCTGGTGGTGGTGTTGTCACTGACGATCACTGCTAAATTAGTGGAACCAGCGCATCGTGCGAAGGCATTAGGGCTGATTTTTATTGGGATTAGTTCTTCACTTGTTCTCGGTGTACCGATCGGTATTTTTATTACAGAGAGCTTTGGATGGAGAGTGATGTTTTTAGGAATCAGTATTTTATCAGCGATATCGATGGTGCTGATCTATTTCCTATTAGAGAAAATGCCTGTTGAAAAAGTGACACCTCTAAGAGAGCAAATTCGCTCTTTAGGGCATCCGAAAATTTTTAGTGCACACTTGATTAGTTTGTTTATGCTTGCAGGTCATTATATGCTTTATTCTTATTTCACTCCGTTTTTAATGGAAGTTCTGCATATGACCCCGTTCTGGATTAGTATTTGTTATTTGGTCTTCGGGCTTGCCTCTATTGGCGGGAATGGATTTGGCGGCTGGCTCAGTGACAAGCTAGGTTCAGGGAAAGCCATCTTGCTGGTGACAATCGCGTTTGCTGTTGTGATGTTTATCATTCCTTATACAGCGGGTGTGTTTGTTCTCTTTATGATCATGGTTGTCCTATGGGGAGCGCTTAGCTGGGCATTAACGCCTGCCTTGCAGAGTTATTTGATTCAAACCGATCCTGTCACGTCTGATATTCAGCAAAGCTTAAATACATCGGCCTTGCAAATTGGTATCTCGATTGGATCAGCGGTTGGTGGTGTCCTATTTACGATGACCGGTTCATCTGTTGATCTGGCGAAATTCGGTGCAGTGTTTGTGCTGATTGCCTTTAGCTGTGCGGTAATTTCGTTGAAGAGACCACCACTTTATATGGATCGTCAGCATCGTGCTGAATAG